In Ruminococcaceae bacterium BL-4, one DNA window encodes the following:
- a CDS encoding PucR C-terminal helix-turn-helix domain-containing protein, producing MPLRIREIVDRQILNGIKLVAGASGAENSVLWVNVMEILDTPDSLQKDELLVTTGYQLANEKRYSDLIQKLERRGISGILIQLGYYVDDVPDYIIREANRLHLPILTIPPHLTFSAIMHILIGEIQRQTAAQEDESTKKLLPLLKKQMEQNQPPKEWPGYIFVAVPAPDRQVPPKELQEGINRISSYLYSQAAWYIRSQLPDGKTAFYLNLAEKNTIQDVIFELTILLTFLSEEQRISYYVGEYDLEDTDNLEKSFFAAAKCCKALEQIGAKRGVFRSKNMSFFSIFSSFHQNGEEILRSQRPELQKLLDYDRTHSTHYVHTLRVYLAHEGSQAKAASRLFIHRHTMAKRLEKICELGCWDLEDYYTRTYLSLCLMLHDYYGV from the coding sequence TTGCCACTGCGTATAAGAGAGATTGTTGATCGTCAAATCCTAAATGGAATTAAATTAGTAGCAGGGGCCTCTGGAGCAGAAAATTCAGTTCTGTGGGTAAATGTAATGGAAATTTTGGATACCCCTGATTCTCTGCAAAAAGATGAATTACTGGTGACGACTGGATATCAGCTTGCAAATGAAAAGCGATACAGCGATTTAATTCAAAAACTGGAACGCAGAGGGATTAGCGGAATTTTAATTCAGCTTGGCTATTATGTAGATGATGTGCCGGATTATATTATTCGGGAAGCAAATCGCTTGCATTTACCGATTCTAACGATTCCGCCTCATTTGACCTTTTCGGCGATTATGCACATCCTAATTGGAGAGATTCAGCGTCAGACTGCAGCGCAGGAAGATGAAAGCACAAAAAAGCTGTTGCCTCTTTTAAAAAAGCAGATGGAACAGAATCAACCACCAAAAGAATGGCCAGGTTATATTTTTGTAGCGGTTCCTGCTCCCGACCGTCAAGTTCCGCCAAAAGAATTGCAGGAGGGAATTAACCGTATTTCGTCTTACCTTTATTCACAGGCTGCATGGTATATCCGGTCACAGCTTCCGGATGGAAAAACGGCTTTTTATCTGAATTTAGCGGAAAAAAATACGATTCAGGATGTTATTTTTGAGCTGACGATTCTTCTTACTTTTTTATCAGAAGAGCAGAGAATTAGCTATTATGTAGGGGAATATGACTTGGAAGATACTGATAATTTAGAAAAAAGTTTCTTTGCGGCTGCAAAATGTTGTAAAGCTTTGGAACAAATTGGCGCGAAACGAGGCGTCTTTCGCAGCAAAAACATGTCGTTCTTTTCTATTTTCAGCAGTTTTCATCAGAATGGGGAAGAAATTTTGCGCAGTCAGAGACCAGAGCTGCAAAAGCTGCTTGATTATGATCGCACTCATAGTACGCACTACGTCCATACACTTCGAGTATATCTTGCACATGAAGGCAGTCAGGCAAAAGCTGCAAGCAGACTTTTTATTCACCGTCATACAATGGCAAAGCGGCTCGAAAAAATCTGTGAATTGGGGTGTTGGGATCTGGAAGATTATTATACGCGCACCTATCTTTCACTTTGTTTGATGCTGCATGATTATTACGGAGTCTAA